The sequence below is a genomic window from Babesia bigemina genome assembly Bbig001, chromosome : II.
ACGTGAAATTGGAAATGCAGCTGACTTCATGGCACGTTACCGCGAAGTCGTTGCACGCGCTGCTGAAATCACGAGCGACCTGGCGGATTGGTCCACGTGCTCCCGCACAATGGATGCCAACCGCTTCTCTCGGATCTCTTCAATATGCTCACTTCAAGCTGCGTTACAGAGCGAGATGTCGCTTATTGCCACCACATTGCGCAACAAGGTTTTGAAGATGGATAAGTCCTCCAGCGGTGCAAGCCAGGCCTCTGCCAGCGTCCAGCACTCGCAACCGGTTTCTGCCGCAGCGGATTCCACGACCTCAACTACGGCTCACCCAGGTGTTAGGAAGACCGATACAGAGAATCAGGCTCCAGCGGCCTCTGCTGTAACTGCAACGCAGCACCACACCCACCACCACTCGTCGGGAGGCTCTGCAACGTCGTGCTGTGCACACAACTCCGGTGAAAGCCATAGACATCATGGGCAGAGTCCCAATTTCGGCGACATGTTCTCCAGCTTGGGGCGCATTGCGGAGTCTGCGTTGAAGCAGATGCAACGCCCTCAACGCACTACCGTCGTGGACACATCCAGCAACGAGGAAGACATGCTGGTGGACACGACATGGCTCCGTCGCCAGTTCAACCAGTACCGCAACAGCACCGGTTTCCAGTCGCGCATGGAGGACCTTGTGCGCAAGACCAAAAAGTTCGGCGCCGCCTACTGTACCGGTACAGGTAGAAAGCGACCCGGGAATTCCAATACTATTTAGTGACAATGTGACATATGCCCTCTAATCCTTATAAGCTTAAACAATGCTTAGCCATCTCTCTCGACAGCATCGCATCGTTGCCCGTGTCTAGGCTGCGCTGTGCGATGGCGTCGGTTGCATTGGGTTACACATCACATTGAAAATTCCTCAACAGCTTTTTACATGCAGTAGAACGCGCATTAAAGACATATAAATAATCTAATCGGGGAGACATGGCCTGGAAGGAGGTTTTCACCTTCAGGAGGGTAGGCTGGAATCTTCGACGCCGAAATATACGCAGGTCTGCGCCTCGTTTGTGGCCGCCAATGGCGTAGTATTGTTCTCCAATTATCGCAAGCTACAGCTCGGCCGTCCGGAGTACAAGGATGGTCCTCCGCCGGAAGGTTAGTCGGCGGTCCGTCAATGAGTTAAAGCGCGGCAGAGAAGCACAGAATCGCAATATTCGACAGCATCGCACCCACCTACGACCTGAAATACAATGATGTGCACAAGGTACGGTTAGATGTGCGCAGTGCTCATGTTTAGAAACTAGGGATAACTGCCACCAAAACGAGCATGCTGAAATGCGCCAAGGGCGACGTCCTCGAGGTCGCAGCTGGCACACTGGAGAGCTTGAAGCTCTATGGCGCCATAGAGAGCCTCACGGCAGTCGACAAAAGCGTGATGATGTGCTTGGAGATGAAGCGTAAAGTCGGTGAGTGATCCTAACCATCCGTTGCATTGACTATTGCACCCTTACAGTGCCAATAAGGGCTAAGCAACTGTTTTGTAACTGACATTGGCTCCCATTTCAAATTTACATGCCGAAGTACTATTATTTGAGCTACGATACGTTCCGTGCTGTTAATTGCATACGATGGCGCCTGTCATTCAACGTTCTTTGACCTCAATTTCCCACAGAAGATGCTAAGCCCGACTTCCCTGTCACGATTATATGCGGAGATGCGTCGGATCTCCCGTTCGAAAACGAGAGCTTccacaccttggtcacatCGCATGCTCTCTGTTCTGTCGAGCACCCTGAGCGTTCCTTGGACGAAATAGCCCGAGTGATGAAACCCAGCGGGCGTTATTTCGCACTGGAACGCGGCAAGGTCTACTACCGATATCTGCGTTCCGTACTGTAAGTGCAATCTGAACCTTTAATCGAGCCAATGCAGGGAATGGCTGAAGGTGTACCCCAATCCGGGTGTCCCGTGGAAATACGGCCACTTTGAGAACAGGGATCCAATGTGAGTGATAGATAAAGCTTGTGAAAGCATGCAGATCGCTAATAAACGGCTGTAGCGAGCTTAAGGTTACCGACTCCGAGATCTTCGGGTACGGGATGAACTACGCCATCGTTGCAAGGCGGCAGCACAGCGACAAGATAACCGAATTCGCAAATGACCCTACCCCGAGAGAGGGCGCGAAGATCGTATACCAGTATTTCCCGCACACGCTGTAAGGTGACTGCAACCCACGGTGCTGGGTGCTCACTACGGTACGGGTACCCACCACTCATGTGAACCTTGCACAGTGTATAACGCGGCACCCACATGAGACTGCCCATCTGCCACTAATATAGCTGTTATCATGATTATTCCCTTAACCTGGGGACAAATGTGTCAGTGTTTTTAGCGATGCGATTGCTGGTACTTCTCAATCAAGCCGGAGAAAGCGGCAAATCCGATGCAACCACCAGCACTTGCAAGCGGCCCACCTATAAATGATAAACATTGCCGCGTTGCACCCACTCTTTAGTCCTAAAAAGGCGCCGGAAGCGCAGCCGGCGTAGATGGCATTACTAATGTCGGACTTGGCGCGGCGTTTCTGGATGGCACACTCGAACAAGGAGTATATAAAACCCAGTTTGGCGAAGTTGCGCGCCGATGACTTCACTGCCGGCAGGAACTGCTTGTACTGCGCGGCAAGTTGGCTCCGAATACCCGCACTTTTGTCGGAAGGCACTTCGTGGGCGACGCTGCCTGCCTGAAAGGTGAAGAAGAACGCCCCGACGAGCGATCCTGAAATATCTTACAGTTAAACAATCTGTCAGCTACCTAGCACAGCACTGCTGACCCCGATAACCGATGCACGAACGAGGCAGTTCTCGGAAACGCGCTGCTGGATGTTCAGCGCTCTCAAAAATGTCGCCTCCTCCGGGGTTAGCTCTTTGCTAACCGGGCGATAGTTTACGTATCGATCGGACAGGAAAACTCCTGTGAAATCGTCCTCCATCGAGCGGAGGTGCCGAGTAGCACCTTCGAATCCACATCACAACGGCAACCGCGgcgggcgacggcggcccGCCACCGCGCACAATCAACCGAAACCGGCCTCAATTTATTTACACATGAAGTTTTAAGCATATCGACATGCGATGTGTGATGTTGTTAGCCTTCTACTAGGCGTGTCTGTGTCGGTACAATCTGTACCTGGGTGTACTTCGCAGGTGGTCGTCGTTGTAAAACCGCCAGAAACGCCATGAGACCTCGAGCATGTTGTGTACACACCCTTTGAGAGCGTTAGAATTGCATTGTGTATGTAATCGATTTCAAGCGGAGACCCCGAAGGCCGAGATAGACGCGCCGAGCCACTGGGAGCCAAATCCGAACACCAATCCACATATTTTGGCATCGACACAACCGTTCACGTACGGTGTGACCTGCAAATCCGCTAGGATCGCCATAGCACGTGTCGAGCTGGCAACGCGTTACCCGGCTGTACGACAGCGAGGAATATTCCACTGGACCCAATGTTATGTGCAGCTGATGTCGGAACTCGGTAGAAGCCTGGATACGTGACTCCGAAGTTTGACAAATCGGTCATGATATTTTTTTAAGCCATCGATTTTGCCCCGGGCTAGACGACGCTGCAGGATGATGCGTATGCTTGCCCTAGGCGCCGTCGCATGGCTGTTTTATCCCATTTTCGTGTGCTCCGTTGGCCCTATGGGCGGCGTGAAGAACGATGCAATCACTAGGATCGTGGTCCCGGCGCACGCCCAGCAGGTTCTGCCGATGAACGGGAAGTTTTCCCCGCTGCACAGCCTGACGAAATACGTGTCCATCGATGGCGACCACAGGTTCACCTTCGAGCAGATGCTGTCGGACGCCGAGCTTGTTCACGCTAAGCTGGCGCCCATTATGCGTTCGTTGTACTTCCGTATTTTCAGGGTAAACCTCGACTCACCGTGCCCTCTGCGGGAGCGTAACGACATCTGCTCCCACGGCAACGACGGCGTCGCGGATTTTGAAAATGACGCCAATGGTCCCCTGGAGAGCGGTGAATGCATTCCCAAGTGCTACGTCGGCCGCTGCCAACCACACGAggtgtccagcagctccacgcTGCAGACCCTGGAGCACTTCGTCCTGAGGTACTCCGAGGACGACAAGTTCGCGGAACTAGATTTGAAAGACCTGTACGCCAACAACCACTGGTACACCGATATTCTGGGCATACACTCTCAGCGCGAGGATAAGCCCGTGTATGTGGACCTGCTGCACAACCCCCCATCGCATACTGGGTACCGTGGGGGAGACGACTGGAACCAAATATACGACCTGCAGTGCGATTGCGGCGACGAGGTCCCCTGCGACCAGACCGAGCACCTGTTCCGTCTCATTTCCGGGATGCAGTCGTCGGTGGCCGCGTGGGCCGCCTGGAACTACAAGTGCGTCAACCCCGTGGCGGCCTTCCAGCTGAAGAGCGAGCTGCCGCGCTACGTGAGCAACCCGGACTTGTACGCGAAGATGCTTGGAAACTATCCCGACAGGATGGAGAACATGTACTACGCTTTCCAAGCGCTTCTGAAGACGgtctgcaggctgtcgCCATTCCTCACCGGCTTCGCCAACAACCTCGGTCAGCACCCTGAGCACGGGTATTTGAAGCAACACCTCATGGAGTTCCTGAGCGCCGAGTACGACCTCTGCAGCGACGTCGAGCCCGCATACAGCCCGCACCCGCGTGAGGTCTGCGAACCGACGCACACGTGCGTGTCGTCGCCCCAGCTGAAGCACCCGGTGCTTCTGCAGAAGTTCAAGGGCATTGCTGACATCGTGGACTGTGTGGGCTGCGAAAAGTGCCGCCTGCACGGCAAGCTGAAGCTGGCTGCTCTGCAGATCGCGGTGCGGGCGTTCGGCCAGGCTGAGCAGCTGGTGTTGGAGCGGAACGAGATAGTCGCGCTCCTGCACGCCCTCGACTACTTCGCGCAGTCGATCATCATCGTGCACAAGTTCGACGAGCAACAGAAACGGCAGATGGTGCTGTACCCGCTGAGGGCGGttgcggcgctgctgctggtgaTAGTGGTTGCGTATCGCAAAGAGCTCCGTAGAGCGTTCTGCCAATGCTCTGCGGAACCAGAGAACCGTGAGGCAGAGGCTACTAACTAATGAGAGTGTATTTAACAAACTGCAGTTATTTTAATTTTGAATATCGGGATGATATCCTCGTTTCACTACTGAGTAGCAAGCAGCGGTAGCACGTTGTACGTGATCATCACAATTATTGTACTGCACTGGTGTTTATATGTGCTCACTGTGCTACGAGCGTCAGGTTCTCCCCTGCGGTGTTGGCCACCAGCAGCCGATGAGGCCCGCCGAACTCGTTCGCCGCCATGATGGTCGGGTACGCCAGGCCATCGAGCTCAGTCGTCATCAGCACGGACCTCGTGTGTAGGtcgtgcagctgcagcgcgggAACCCCGCCCTGCGTGCCGGAGATGCAGACGCAGTCGTTGGGGTCGCAGACGGCGCCCAGTATACTGAACTGCGGCGCCGCGAGCTCGCGCTTGAACCCGCTGCACGAACTCAAGGAGTTCAGCATGCGCACGTCCCAAAATATCACCGGTGATTCACCGGTAGAGACGAGCTGTATGTAGCGGTTGCTTATCCCGCACGATACCACGCGGCTGTCTCCTGCCTTTTGGCGTATCTCGTGGTTCCAAATGGGGATGTGCGGCGACCGCGGGTCCCACAGGGTGAGGCTGCCGCTGACGCTCGCAGTGAGAAGCAGCCCGTTCGCGCACGACAAAGCCGCCAATGGCCCGTTGGTTTCGTCAAACACGCCGATCAGGCGGATGTCGGAGTTCGTCAGCTGGTACTGCCTCACCGTCTCGTCGAAACCGCCACTGGTGAGCACACCATCGCCGAAGCTGACGCAGCTGATTCCGTCGGAGTGCAGCTGTTTGCGATAGAAGAATCCGCCCTCGTCAGCGTCTCCAAACTTGACCACGTCGCCGTTGGCCACAGGGCCGTTGAGGGGAAAGCCCCCGTTCACCGATAATATGGCCTGCAGGTTGCACATGGTCATGTTCCCGCTGGATGAGCAGACGCACAGGTACCCCAACGCCGAAGTGGCACACGTCAACGGCCTCCGATCGATTGATGCATGCACCACGCTGTCCGCTTTGTCGACGTGGCGCAGCATTATGGAGCCGTTATGCGATAGCGAGTAGACGATATCCGGAGCTGCGAAACCTGCGCCTGTTATCTCGTTGCCTAGAGGTCCCAAACGCTGCGTTCGAACCTTGTTGCGGGGGCTGGTGGTGACGAGCTGCCGCAAGTGCCCCTCGGAGCTCCCCTGCGATATTGTGCGCCCCAGCCGCAGCCCCTCCCCCGCGTCCGAATCACCCCCAGCGAATATTTCGCTGTGGCGCTTCACGTATATGAACCACGGAGCGCTGTCCACGGGGTCGTCAGTTTCCTGCCAGTGCGGGTGTCGCAGCCTGGGCCACGTGAACATGGTTAACGCATACCTACCGAGGTGAATGCGACGTCTCGAATAGCATGATCGGCGCCTGCCCAAACTCCCGTACCTGCACCGATATCGCCTTTGGTTCCATTGTTCGCAACAGGTTTTGCGTGGCACGGGTCATGGGCATCTTGCCCACCCGCACCGACGACAGGTACGACAGTGGATGAAAGGTGTTATCGCTCTTGATGGATTCCTGATGCAAAAATCAGAGAATGCACACATTTGTACCCACCAGACCCGCCTGCTTGTAGCCGAACACCAAGTCGATCCATTTGTGGAGATGCTTGGACACGTGCTCGCTCTCGAGGGCGTTGCGCATCATCTTCATGAACTGCGCTGATGAGTTTCCCGCCCACCGCGGCAACTCCACGTCGCAAAGCCGCCCGTCCTGAGTGGTGATATTCAACTGGTTGCGCAGGAAGGCGTCGTTGCCGCTGTAGAACTCGGGTATGAGCTCGAAGAAGGTGGAGTGGCCGTGGAGCACGTTGTGGAACGTCTCCGCGATGCTTTTGAAGGTGCGCGCCGTGGAATCGAACTTGCCACTGTACAGGCGCAGTTGGCACTCCGGCTGCAGTCTGATGAGGAAGAACACAACCAGCGCGGGTGTGGAATAGTGTGAGCAGTAGAGATAGAACCCGTCGTTCCACATCCGCATCAAGCAAGAGTCGCACTTGCCGTCGCCGCATGTGCACTGCTCTTTATCTGAGGCAGCAGCGGGGTCACTGTTCGACTTGTCAGCCTGGTGCAACGTGCTCATGCGCGTCTTGAGGTGCAGCAGGCGCTCGGCGTTGAGCGCCCCGATGGGTTTGGACAGGTCCCTGAAAACCTTTGGGTCCTTCAGGTCCAGCGTCGCGCTGTCGTAGTCCGCTATGACCCAGGGGAAAATCGGGTAGTGCGACATGTCGTACCTCGAGCGGCCTGATATGCAGTTGAGGAAGTCGATGTACTGGAAGTTGGGCAGGATGCCCCGCCGCCACAGCTGCGTCATTTCATTCCGGAACGTCCGCGACTCCAGAGCGAAAAATGCTCTGGGGATGATGCTCTTAAGCGTGCTGGTGAATTTCTCACGGTCGTTCTCCCGCTTGAACTGGAGGTAGATGCATCCGTACAACTTCCTGGAGTCCCGCACCCGCTTCTCAAAGGAATCCTCGGGCAGCGAAATTATCTCCAGCGCCGTAGCCGACTCTCCCTTCGACGGCATGCCGCTGTCGCGCTTGAAAATGTGGAGGATGCGATCGATTGGCACCCTCTTACAGGACTTGCGGGAGAAGTTGGGAGACGGCTCGAAATAGAACGCCCGGTCCGTCAACGCCGCGTACCCTCCGTGCCTCACCATGCGCTTGAGGCGCCAGCAAAAGACGGGCTCAGTGTGTATGCTCGACGCGGCGCACCCCAGCAGCGGCTTCTCCCTGGGCTGGAGCAGCGCCTGGTTGAACGAGCCGGCGGGGCGTGCGTTGAGGGCATCGGTATCCACGTTAAGTTTGTAGGCGTTCCATACGCGCAGGTAATCACTGAGTTGCTCGTCGTGTATGTGGTCGGTGGGGTAGGCAAAAATGAATACGAATCCCGGCAGGCCCATCGACGCCGTGGCGCTTGCGTCAGTGGTGGTGCTGGGTGTCTGTTTCAGGCCAGGCGCCGCCTTCTTTGCCACATGTACGTCATACGCCGACAGATACCGCGTCTTGCCATTGTATATGGCGGTGGGTATCGATATGACCCTCGTGCACGAGACGTATATCGCCCTCGACACAtgcgcgctgctgcagatcGCCGTGATGTTCTGGAAGTGCAGCTTCAGAATAGGCGAGTCGAAGGCATCCGGCTCGAAAATGAGCGACTTGGTGCCCAGACGAATACGCCCCTTGATCACTGCACGGCTGTGATAAACCCGCTGAATATGCTTACCCTTGTTGCGGCAGTTCTGCACATTCTTCAGTGATTCCACGAACTGCGGCCATCCAGCTGCCGTTATGTCGTTGGGGAACGACGACGTCGAGTTGCAGGCTGCATCGCAGACGTAGTCCTCGCcctcctccagcagcacgaGGTCGAAACTGCGAACGGCAGACAACATCTTCCCccggcctcctcaatcagcACGGTACGTTACCAGAAGACCGTGTCTGCCGTCACCGCGGTTTCAGTCATTTTCGTTTATCGTGAATCCGCCATGTGGCGGGGTATAGTCGACATTAGTGGGACCTTCTCGAGGCCTGTTGCGACACACACGATGCCAGTATACAATGTACACACTTGAGCTTTTCCGCGCCATTAGCGCTCGCACCAGCAATCTGAGAGATGTTCAGCGCCGGTTTGCCTCAACGCTGTGCCGAGAGCGCAGGATCGCGGCGGACTACGCGTGGCCCCGCCGGCGCTTCGACGCCCGGCTAATGTCGACCTCCAAAAACACACATTCCGACAACGACATCACAGCCGAGCAACTGCCCAACTCAAGAACGGAATCGGCAATTAGTAGCGATGGCGGTGACCCCGTTGGCGCGGACTGCGGCAACGACGACATCTTCGACCTGGTCGAACAACACAACGGCACTTCGAAGGGGCTAATACAGCGCATCTTGCCCGTCGAATGGATGCGCGATATGGTTGTTGCCATGCACGACGCCACTGGGCTTTCGTGGGCGGCAACCATCACATCTCTCACGGTGCTCTTCAAGGTGGGATTCGTGCCGTTGTGGGCCATGGGCGAACGCGCTCGCCGCAAGAACGCGCATCTCATGCCAATCGCCGCGGAGTTGCAGGAACAGATCAGACATGCGCAGAAAACTGGGAACGTGAAGCTGGCAATGGAGGTGCAGAGAAAGCTATACAAACAGATGACCAGGAAGACATTTTTGAAAGGAGCTGCGCTGCAAGTGCTTGCAGCCGGCACTCAAGGTTTGACGTTTGCCTGGGTATACGGCGGCCTCAAGATGTTTGCCATCGAGCCCAGGCACTGCACAGGGTTCGTGCTCGAACATCCATTCTGGCTGAACAGCCTTGCCCTACCTGACCCCTACTACGTCTTCCCCGTCGCGCTGTGGTTCCTGATGACGCTGGTATATGAACTCAACAGGAAAACCGCCGAAAGAATGCGCATGTCAGCAGGCGCCGTAAGTGAGGCTGTGCGAGAGCAGGAGCAGCGGCAGACCAAGCTGAAATATTTCACGAGGATAGCTATCGGAGTGTTCGCCTAtttcagctgcagcatgACTTCAGGAACGTTCTTCTACCTGATCCCATCCTTTCTCTTCCAGACGGTCCTGAGGTATTTGAGCCAGAGTGTCTTCGTCGCAAAAGCCTTGCGCCTCCCCATACCAGCGCCTCCACCAGTACAGAAGCCCGAAACCAAGCAGCTTTTGCGTGTTAAGGGGTTTTCAAGATAATTGCATGCCTACAGCATCGCCGCCAAGTCTACTGCGCCGCTACCGCCGTGAAATTGGAAGCCGAGTCGTCGGCGTATTGCAAGAGGCAATTGCAGGTAGCTTAATTACAAGAGCGCCTCAAAGCATCACGTCTAAGCAACTCTACCTATGTCAAGAGCACCTATGTTCTTATACACAGCTGTAGCGTGCCATACGAATGCGGTGTGGCCAGCAACCGAGAAGTGTATGGACCGACAAGATGTGGCGAGGCATATTTGGTATAAGTGAGAGTCCCGTATTAACATCCAAAAGCTTACAAGCTATAAGACGCTAGATGTATAGAGCCAATGCGACTTTATTGACACGTGGCTTCCGACCTGTCCAACACCGAAGCCCAGGCCGCCAGGTGGGAGAAGGTAGACCCCGAGGACTCATTCATCCGCTGTTGCAGACAATCGGATTGAGGCACATTATAGCACGTAAAATGCAGATAAAATAGTGGGAAATGTTCTGTTATACTTAGCGTTAATGCGGCGCGTATAAGACAGCCACAGCAAGGCGAGGTCAAGGCTTCTTGGTGTCTGGTGGGCTATGAATCGCCACTTCTCTACACACTGATCATATATGATATTCCTAAACAGTTTTAAATAGTTTTGTAAGATGGAACGTAAAGCCTCCCAATGGCCGGAACTCCGAGTATACGGGCATATGTAGACTGAGCCCATCGGGGGCACGCCTGAACTCGCCACCGCAGATCCGGTTACTAATGTATATGATCGCTATTTTGGATCAAAAATTTCCAGAGAATCTCCGCTGCTTAGGCGTCAAAAGCGCCGGCTCGCGCAAAAGGTATCGCGATGTCGCTCGCAAGAGACTGCATGCCAATGGGGACCGTAACGTCTGAATGCAGCGACGCCGACCGATCACACCCGTTCTGCGCTGCGGAAGGAACACTGTTAAATATCCCAGGATATCTGGCAGAATTAGCTGCAATCTCGTTGGACCTCAGGGATCTAGCTTCGCTGCGAGATTCTACGTTCACTCCCGTCGTGAGCCTGATTATTGAGGATTACCCCGTTTCGGTGTGATCTTTCGTTATTGTAACGTCCTAATAATTTCTGTCATCGCCTGTAGTTCAAGATGGTGCACCACAGCCTTCACGTTTCTCCTAAGGAGTTCAAGGAGACCCTTGACTGggtcgccgccgccaacgaCGGCCTCTTCAGCCTCTACGACCTCAGCCACACCGTGGGTGACATGTTTGACTCCCTCCCCGGTATGAGCGTGACCAACATCGGTGACGAGATCGCCAACAACCTCCCTGACTTCCTCTTCTCCGTCGTGAACTTCCTCGACCACATCAGGAACGACGCTGTCTACCGCATGGACTACTCCAGGAACGCCAACTGGATGAAGGACTGCGACGAGAACCCCGAGAAGTGCGCCCAGACCTTCATTGACGCCTTCCCCATCCTGTTCGACGGTCTGCAGGAGCTCAAGTACAAGTGCTCTGTGAGCAAGGCCAacggtggctgcagcgACGAGAGCCTCGGCGACCCCGACAGCGACCTCGCCCACGTCTTCCACATGCTTGGTTACGACGTCAGCCGTGAGTTGGACGTCTTCAAGACCGGTGCTGAGATTGCTGAGGAGATGGACTTCGTTGACGAGTTCAAGCCCACCTTCCACTCCATGACTGTCGTTATGGACTCCCACCCCGCTTTCTTCGAGTACTAAATCAGCCCAACGCTTTGAAAGTGTGCAATCATCCGTAGGCTGATGCAATCAGCCTCGCTGACGTGCTCGACTTACTGAGGGAGCGCAGTTAACCGTGCCTGAATAGGCACAACGTAGTTATTAATGCCTAGTTTTCAGTCTTCAGTTCGTACGTTATGACCGGTTTTGCCTGTGCGCCTTTTGGATTCCGCCGCTCAATGGTTGCCGTGCTTTTATCATGTGGCTGACCGCTCTTGCCCAGTTTCGCTGGCAGTTTGGGTTGCGCGTCGTACTTTACGGCCTGTGTTTGTGCCTGTTAGGCTTCGTCAGGTGTTAATGTCTTGCCAGTGCCCCATGACCTGTCAAGGGACATAAGCTAAGCTCACGTACCAGCCCATCGCGGCGGTGGGTGCCTACACGATTTGCGGAACTCATAAACGAAACAAGGCATTTGCAGGAAACATTAACCATTACCTGTCAACACTGAAGACTTAGCTGAACCTGTCGTATGTATCACGAAACAAGTGAAATCTTTAGGGCCAAGATATTGCACTTCACATTGTTATTTTGCCTCTCATAAAATACGTTGCTGGACCCATACCAACGTTGCAAATAAATGTTGACATAGAGTGTTAGATTTGTGTTGTATTGCGATCACAGTCTATAACACGAAATCCAACGTCCAACATCGCCTCTGTCCACGGCTGGCCGCCAGCAGAGGCCGACCACGCCGTCACTTCGTTCAGAGGTTAGTGGCGTTCAAGAGAATGTTCGTTGTGTTTGGGACGTAAGCGATGTTCTTGGATGTCGAAAGGGTCTCCGCGATCTCCTTGGCTGCTTCCAGCTTCCTGATCTCCAGCATACCAGTGCCGTGTGTTTGTATTGCGCGGGAGATGAGGTTTGCCGCCTCGGCCTCGCCTTCTGCCTTGACGATTGCGGCGAGCTTCTCCTGCTCGCTCTTTTGTACGATGAACTTGACCCGCTCTGATTCCTGCTGGGCCACCTGCTTCTGCTCGATTGCCTTGCTGAAGTCCTTGCCGTAGCTGAGGTGGGTGATGGCGACGTCGTCGAGCTTGATGTCGAACTGCTTAGCGCGAGCTGTTATGGCCGACCGGATGTCTGACGACACCTTGTCCCTCTGCGTCAGCAGCGACTCGGCATCGTACCTGGCCACGACGGCCTTGAGCACCTCGTTGCTGATCGAGGGCAGCACGCGGTCGTCGTAATCAGGTCCCAGCTTCTGGTGAATCCTGGGCAGGTTCTCCGTTATGGGCCTGTATAGCAGCCTGAGGCTGATGGATACCATTTGCAGGTCCCTGGTTCCGGTGGTGGTGTTGATGACCTTCGGCTTGGTCCTGATGTCGTAGATGTGCGGCATCTGGAACCACGGGAGGTAGAAGTGGCTGCCTTCCCCGAGCGTGGTGTTGCTCACACCGCCTGCGAAGCGGTTGAACATCACGGCGCGCTGGCCGCCGTCCACGTCCACCAGACACGTGCTGGGCACGACGGCGACCGACCCCGTGAGGATGGAGAGCTTCGCCAGCCTTCGCAAGACGCGCTCCATTGTGATTGTTTGTGTGGAATTAAATATTTAGTGTGAGTTTCACGTCGTGGCGACGCCGCACGGCACTACCCGTCTGTGGGTCACCGGCCCTGAAGCCCCGCGATACTGCGCGTATGGTACCCTGGTCGGCGGATGTAATTTACATTTCCCTGCCCTCTTCGGCAGCACCGCCTGCAAAGGTGTGTGTAAGTCACCGCCGTGACGTACCGTCCTGTAGACATGGCCTGGTTTCGGCCTCGTCGTCCTCTATGGTCTTGGGGATGCTGTCCGGGAGCAGGTGCACGTAGAAGATGGGTATTATGTGCGCCACGGCACATAACACGA
It includes:
- a CDS encoding METHYLTRANSFERASE,putative — its product is MAWKEVFTFRRVCASFVAANGVVLFSNYRKLQLGRPEYKDGPPPEEKHRIAIFDSIAPTYDLKYNDVHKKLGITATKTSMLKCAKGDVLEVAAGTLESLKLYGAIESLTAVDKSVMMCLEMKRKVEDAKPDFPVTIICGDASDLPFENESFHTLVTSHALCSVEHPERSLDEIARVMKPSGRYFALERGKVYYRYLRSVLEWLKVYPNPGVPWKYGHFENRDPIELKVTDSEIFGYGMNYAIVARRQHSDKITEFANDPTPREGAKIVYQYFPHTL
- a CDS encoding cytochrome oxidase biogenesis protein 1-1 (OXA1), putative, with product MYTLELFRAISARTSNLRDVQRRFASTLCRERRIAADYAWPRRRFDARLMSTSKNTHSDNDITAEQLPNSRTESAISSDGGDPVGADCGNDDIFDLVEQHNGTSKGLIQRILPVEWMRDMVVAMHDATGLSWAATITSLTVLFKVGFVPLWAMGERARRKNAHLMPIAAELQEQIRHAQKTGNVKLAMEVQRKLYKQMTRKTFLKGAALQVLAAGTQGLTFAWVYGGLKMFAIEPRHCTGFVLEHPFWLNSLALPDPYYVFPVALWFLMTLVYELNRKTAERMRMSAGAVSEAVREQEQRQTKLKYFTRIAIGVFAYFSCSMTSGTFFYLIPSFLFQTVLRYLSQSVFVAKALRLPIPAPPPVQKPETKQLLRVKGFSR
- a CDS encoding prohibitin, putative, with amino-acid sequence MERVLRRLAKLSILTGSVAVVPSTCLVDVDGGQRAVMFNRFAGGVSNTTLGEGSHFYLPWFQMPHIYDIRTKPKVINTTTGTRDLQMVSISLRLLYRPITENLPRIHQKLGPDYDDRVLPSISNEVLKAVVARYDAESLLTQRDKVSSDIRSAITARAKQFDIKLDDVAITHLSYGKDFSKAIEQKQVAQQESERVKFIVQKSEQEKLAAIVKAEGEAEAANLISRAIQTHGTGMLEIRKLEAAKEIAETLSTSKNIAYVPNTTNILLNATNL
- a CDS encoding factor associated with neutral-sphingomyelinase activation, putative, whose translation is MLSAVRSFDLVLLEEGEDYVCDAACNSTSSFPNDITAAGWPQFVESLKNVQNCRNKVIKGRIRLGTKSLIFEPDAFDSPILKLHFQNITAICSSAHVSRAIYVSCTRVISIPTAIYNGKTRYLSAYDVHVAKKAAPGLKQTPSTTTDASATASMGLPGFVFIFAYPTDHIHDEQLSDYLRVWNAYKLNVDTDALNARPAGSFNQALLQPREKPLLGCAASSIHTEPVFCWRLKRMVRHGGYAALTDRAFYFEPSPNFSRKSCKRVPIDRILHIFKRDSGMPSKGESATALEIISLPEDSFEKRVRDSRKLYGCIYLQFKRENDREKFTSTLKSIIPRAFFALESRTFRNEMTQLWRRGILPNFQYIDFLNCISGRSRYDMSHYPIFPWVIADYDSATLDLKDPKVFRDLSKPIGALNAERLLHLKTRMSTLHQADKSNSDPAAASDKEQCTCGDGKCDSCLMRMWNDGFYLYCSHYSTPALVVFFLIRLQPECQLRLYSGKFDSTARTFKSIAETFHNVLHGHSTFFELIPEFYSGNDAFLRNQLNITTQDGRLCDVELPRWAGNSSAQFMKMMRNALESEHVSKHLHKWIDLVFGYKQAGLESIKSDNTFHPLSYLSSVRVGKMPMTRATQNLLRTMEPKAISVQVREFGQAPIMLFETSHSPRLRHPHWQETDDPVDSAPWFIYVKRHSEIFAGGDSDAGEGLRLGRTISQGSSEGHLRQLVTTSPRNKVRTQRLGPLGNEITGAGFAAPDIVYSLSHNGSIMLRHVDKADSVVHASIDRRPLTCATSALGYLCVCSSSGNMTMCNLQAILSVNGGFPLNGPVANGDVVKFGDADEGGFFYRKQLHSDGISCVSFGDGVLTSGGFDETVRQYQLTNSDIRLIGVFDETNGPLAALSCANGLLLTASVSGSLTLWDPRSPHIPIWNHEIRQKAGDSRVVSCGISNRYIQLVSTGESPVIFWDVRMLNSLSSCSGFKRELAAPQFSILGAVCDPNDCVCISGTQGGVPALQLHDLHTRSVLMTTELDGLAYPTIMAANEFGGPHRLLVANTAGENLTLVAQ